A genomic region of Patescibacteria group bacterium contains the following coding sequences:
- a CDS encoding prepilin-type N-terminal cleavage/methylation domain-containing protein has translation MKKNKLKSGFTLIEILIASYIFVVVMVAATVIFSSSVGAKMKAQVYWENQQEARFAMEKITRATKDSTIKSFAVESGPKLILCSDYYSSCSSASASGGKAFQFWYDINAKAIYMQKGGSTAIRLTSSNVEVSNVSFSPSNPATTPQNDENKTVQRFVTVSFTVKNAPGIKRVSSDTLTLKTTMALRYYYKYKY, from the coding sequence ATGAAAAAAAATAAATTAAAATCTGGATTTACTTTAATTGAAATTTTAATTGCCTCCTATATTTTTGTGGTGGTGATGGTGGCAGCGACGGTTATTTTTAGCTCTTCGGTTGGTGCCAAGATGAAAGCCCAAGTATATTGGGAAAACCAGCAAGAGGCTCGTTTTGCGATGGAGAAAATTACCCGAGCCACCAAAGATTCAACCATAAAAAGTTTTGCAGTTGAAAGTGGCCCAAAATTAATACTTTGTTCAGATTATTATAGTTCTTGTTCTTCTGCTTCGGCTTCGGGCGGCAAAGCCTTCCAATTTTGGTATGACATAAATGCCAAAGCGATTTATATGCAAAAAGGAGGATCGACGGCAATTCGTTTAACTTCAAGTAATGTAGAAGTAAGTAATGTGAGCTTTTCCCCAAGTAACCCCGCGACAACCCCCCAAAACGATGAAAATAAAACTGTGCAAAGATTCGTGACCGTTTCTTTTACAGTTAAAAATGCTCCGGGAATAAAAAGAGTCAGTTCTGATACTTTGACGCTTAAAACCACAATGGCTCTGAGATATTATTATAAATATAAATATTAA